The Teredinibacter sp. KSP-S5-2 genome includes a window with the following:
- a CDS encoding primosomal protein N', which yields MSNPPTILNVALPVPLRRTFDYFAPKQGHTSTCIGCRVRVKFGSQTLVGIITSISDTSEYELSKLKEAEEILDETPCIPPELLDLCLWGAKYYHHALGEVLNTALPKRFREGLHIPVITGYQLTQEGKGLSENALKRAKKQQQLVTYLLQNHQASAQELKEQGISHSIINTLLEKHIIQETHLITAPTSSDKKILNEPPLPLTNEQEAALLQIRFHHYCTYVLEGATGSGKTEVFLQATERCLRADKQVLVLIPEIGLSTQTVSRFRRRFSGSIEVLHSNISDLKRAQAWQAAREGNAQVIIGTRLATMTPFKDLGLIIVDEEHDLSYKQQDGFRYSARDLAIVRANKNNIPIILGSATPSLETLHNAIQGKYELLRLTKRAGEAKPPKIQLADLRGQQLTGGLSSQTLEAVQKHLNNANQVLVFLNRRGYAPSLLCHQCGWTASCRSCDAKLTLHQTPFHLHCHHCDFQCRVPHTCPSCHSPSLVHSGLGTEQLEEALKETFPRIPVFRVDRDTTQTVKGFSVILAKVNEGKPCILVGTQMLAKGHHLSKLTLVVIADADQGLFSADFRSTERLAQQIVQVAGRAGRENEQGEVIIQSHSPDHPTFKELLTKGYHRFARKLIEERSHNHLPPIWNLTTIKAESKRAENAIELLEFVRTRAMAIAPPSQKLNYLGPIPAPIEKVNDRFRYYLQIKTLSHETKSRLLTELLKEIDQNALAKRTRWSIDVDSYEN from the coding sequence ATGAGTAATCCCCCCACCATTCTCAACGTCGCCCTGCCAGTCCCCTTGCGCCGAACATTTGACTACTTCGCTCCCAAGCAGGGCCACACATCAACATGTATAGGCTGCCGGGTACGAGTAAAGTTTGGTAGCCAAACACTAGTTGGCATTATCACTAGCATCTCCGATACCAGCGAATACGAGCTGAGCAAACTTAAAGAAGCAGAGGAAATACTTGATGAAACACCCTGCATCCCTCCAGAGCTTTTGGATTTGTGTCTATGGGGAGCCAAGTACTACCACCATGCTTTAGGTGAAGTTCTCAATACGGCACTACCGAAACGCTTTCGGGAAGGGTTACATATACCGGTTATAACTGGCTACCAACTGACACAAGAAGGTAAAGGACTTTCAGAGAACGCTTTAAAACGAGCGAAAAAACAGCAACAACTCGTCACATATCTTCTGCAAAACCATCAAGCATCAGCTCAGGAACTCAAAGAACAAGGTATATCCCACAGCATCATCAATACACTGCTAGAAAAACACATTATCCAGGAAACACACCTGATTACGGCACCAACCTCGTCAGACAAAAAAATATTGAACGAGCCACCACTGCCACTCACCAACGAACAAGAAGCCGCTCTATTACAGATACGATTCCACCACTACTGTACCTATGTCCTTGAAGGAGCCACCGGAAGCGGCAAGACAGAAGTATTTCTTCAAGCAACAGAAAGGTGTCTTCGCGCAGACAAGCAAGTGCTCGTACTGATTCCAGAAATAGGACTATCAACTCAAACCGTCAGCCGCTTTCGTCGCCGCTTTTCTGGCAGCATTGAAGTGCTTCACTCAAACATAAGCGACTTAAAGCGCGCCCAAGCTTGGCAGGCAGCCCGAGAAGGCAATGCTCAGGTAATTATTGGCACCCGCCTGGCGACAATGACACCATTTAAAGATCTCGGCCTCATTATTGTCGATGAAGAACACGACCTATCCTACAAACAGCAAGATGGGTTTAGATACTCGGCACGAGATCTTGCCATTGTCCGGGCAAACAAAAATAACATCCCCATCATACTTGGCAGCGCCACGCCCTCTCTCGAAACCCTACACAACGCAATTCAAGGTAAATATGAGCTACTACGCTTAACCAAACGAGCAGGGGAAGCCAAGCCGCCAAAAATACAACTCGCAGATTTAAGAGGACAACAGCTTACTGGTGGCCTATCAAGCCAAACGCTCGAAGCTGTGCAAAAACACTTGAACAACGCAAACCAAGTTTTGGTTTTTTTAAATCGTCGGGGATATGCCCCCAGCTTGCTATGCCACCAGTGCGGCTGGACAGCCAGCTGCAGATCCTGTGACGCCAAGTTAACCCTTCACCAAACCCCGTTCCACTTACATTGCCATCACTGTGATTTTCAATGCCGGGTCCCCCATACATGCCCAAGCTGCCACTCCCCATCCCTGGTTCATTCGGGACTGGGAACCGAACAACTCGAAGAAGCATTGAAAGAAACGTTCCCCCGAATACCGGTATTTCGTGTTGACAGAGATACGACACAAACAGTAAAGGGATTCAGTGTCATTCTTGCAAAAGTAAACGAGGGCAAACCCTGTATATTGGTTGGTACTCAGATGCTGGCAAAAGGTCACCATCTCAGCAAGCTAACCCTGGTTGTGATAGCGGATGCAGATCAGGGATTATTCAGTGCAGATTTTCGCAGTACAGAAAGACTCGCCCAACAAATTGTGCAGGTCGCTGGACGGGCAGGGCGAGAGAACGAACAAGGGGAGGTTATTATTCAAAGCCACAGCCCCGATCACCCCACGTTTAAAGAGCTGTTAACCAAAGGCTACCACCGGTTTGCTCGCAAGCTAATCGAAGAACGTAGCCATAACCATCTACCACCTATATGGAACCTGACCACGATTAAAGCGGAATCAAAACGTGCGGAAAATGCGATTGAGCTTTTAGAGTTCGTTAGAACACGAGCAATGGCTATTGCGCCGCCATCTCAAAAGCTCAACTACCTTGGCCCGATACCTGCGCCCATAGAGAAAGTAAATGATCGATTTCGTTATTACCTTCAGATAAAAACCCTGAGTCACGAAACCAAAAGTAGATTATTAACGGAATTGTTAAAAGAAATTGACCAGAATGCTCTCGCCAAGAGAACACGCTGGTCAATAGATGTGGATTCTTACGAAAATTAA
- the hslV gene encoding ATP-dependent protease subunit HslV: MEQYRGTTILSVRRGNKVVIGGDGQVSMGNTVMKGNARKVRRLYKDQVIAGFAGGTADAFTLFERFEAKLETHNGQIVRAAVELAKDWRTDRALRRLEALLAVANHEASLIVTGNGDVIQPEDDLIAIGSGGPFAQSAARALLENTELEAQEIVKKGLTIAGDICVYTNHNFTIEELAY, translated from the coding sequence GTGGAACAGTATCGGGGCACAACTATTCTTTCCGTTCGCCGTGGAAACAAAGTCGTTATCGGTGGCGACGGCCAAGTCTCTATGGGCAACACCGTCATGAAAGGCAATGCCCGAAAAGTACGTCGCCTATATAAAGATCAAGTTATCGCCGGCTTTGCCGGTGGCACAGCCGATGCATTTACTCTATTCGAACGCTTTGAAGCAAAACTGGAAACACATAATGGCCAGATTGTTCGCGCAGCAGTGGAACTCGCCAAAGACTGGCGAACCGATCGAGCCTTACGCCGTCTGGAAGCCTTACTCGCGGTAGCCAATCACGAAGCATCATTAATCGTAACCGGTAACGGTGATGTAATTCAGCCGGAAGATGACCTTATTGCAATCGGCTCTGGTGGACCGTTTGCTCAATCCGCAGCCAGAGCCCTTCTGGAAAACACCGAGCTTGAAGCTCAGGAAATCGTGAAAAAGGGCTTAACCATTGCAGGAGACATATGCGTCTACACCAATCACAACTTCACTATCGAAGAATTGGCATATTAA
- a CDS encoding SPOR domain-containing protein codes for MSSYQAKRRKPSASRRSEPRVPAWVWLFTGAILGAFIMFLMRLADMKQDQPPAATQKEQTSNRSEEKKEKVLPRFDFYEMLKNNKIEVPDFNSEEPGENPQQVKQEFDFLLQVASFRDKDDAEQLMVELLLLNLEATREKAKVKGGGTWHRVIVGPFESRSKLAKARSTLLSNNYDALLLKRPKDTPE; via the coding sequence ATGAGTAGCTATCAAGCCAAAAGACGAAAACCCTCCGCCTCTCGACGCAGTGAGCCCCGCGTTCCCGCTTGGGTATGGCTATTCACAGGAGCCATCCTGGGGGCATTTATTATGTTTTTGATGCGCCTGGCGGATATGAAACAAGATCAGCCGCCAGCTGCTACGCAAAAAGAACAGACATCAAATCGGTCAGAAGAAAAGAAAGAAAAAGTGCTGCCCCGATTTGATTTTTACGAAATGCTGAAAAATAACAAAATTGAAGTTCCAGATTTCAATTCCGAAGAGCCGGGAGAAAACCCCCAACAAGTAAAGCAAGAATTTGACTTTCTACTTCAAGTCGCCTCTTTCCGCGATAAGGACGACGCCGAACAACTGATGGTAGAACTGCTGCTACTCAACCTCGAAGCAACACGGGAAAAAGCCAAGGTCAAAGGCGGGGGAACCTGGCACAGAGTCATTGTCGGACCCTTTGAATCACGATCAAAACTGGCAAAAGCCCGCTCCACCTTACTCTCCAATAACTATGACGCGCTTTTATTAAAGCGACCAAAAGACACACCTGAATAG